In Microplitis demolitor isolate Queensland-Clemson2020A chromosome 10, iyMicDemo2.1a, whole genome shotgun sequence, the sequence ataatattaataacaatttaaataaacaagatAATAATGACAGCTGTCAAATTTTTGACAGTCGATTAtcagaagaattaaaaattaataatttaaagtctaCTGGTCGTGAGCAAAGGGTTGAACAAGATGGCGGGTTTGAAAATAAAGATGAAGGTatggaagtaaaaaataatattaatgagaTAGAAGataagattaataaaaatataattgatgtTTTTGGCAATTCTGTAAGTAATGACGATGATAATATCGGTGATGACGACACGACATGTCAggatattcaaaatattgatGAAGATACTCATGATACTTTAGTTCAACATTTAGAGAGCATGTTTTGTGAAAGTGATGACAGCAGTGATCTAAtggcattaattgaaaaacatTCGGGTGTTAATAAAGCGAGTATTGATATGGaggttaataaattaataaaaacaaatagtaGCAGCAATgttaataatagtagtagtaatttaaatattaatggtaATAGTAACGGTAGCAGTAATAAACTAGAcagaaataaagttaaaaaaaaagaattggaGGTTAACGAAGCCGGTAAACGCAAAGTATCGTTCActgattatcaaaaaatgaagaaGCGGTCGCTGGATGGGAGCAATAGAGTTGAAGAAAAAGAGGACAAGCAGACGAAGAAAATGAGAGGAGTTTGGCTGGTGGAGAGGATCCACCAGGTATCGAAGTTGAGGGCCAAGATGCTGGAGCTGTCGGTGAGGAACTACAGGAAGCATGGAAGGCTGAGGGATAAATTTCAGGAATTGTTTGGAGATGACGAGGATGAAATGATGCCAGAGTCCCCGGTTCATATTGAAGAGCATTTGAATGCTTGCAAAGA encodes:
- the LOC103570668 gene encoding MATH and LRR domain-containing protein PFE0570w — its product is MTATKPLEIPLPLYIKKEKDEKISSDESDDTDTDNSDSTSSSLLLQPSILQKDCLSTVDLNDFLRLTSMVRRVYFSYLHKSIINNYNVCCSSIKGEKDISRGDLKKFSSLLELNAVRASIETSLYRQAILKIITDVKNDTLNHKIHNKLAVYLDTPPKTVDAAVQTCFEDEIIKNNFNFSKNADNINNNLNKQDNNDSCQIFDSRLSEELKINNLKSTGREQRVEQDGGFENKDEGMEVKNNINEIEDKINKNIIDVFGNSVSNDDDNIGDDDTTCQDIQNIDEDTHDTLVQHLESMFCESDDSSDLMALIEKHSGVNKASIDMEVNKLIKTNSSSNVNNSSSNLNINGNSNGSSNKLDRNKVKKKELEVNEAGKRKVSFTDYQKMKKRSLDGSNRVEEKEDKQTKKMRGVWLVERIHQVSKLRAKMLELSVRNYRKHGRLRDKFQELFGDDEDEMMPESPVHIEEHLNACKERIAPWVVKYLMPYYEKKINGNKLLFKIVAKHVSDKLILENTFPEEECVSQYIKNYFKNKSCIKTEADIYI